A region from the Bacteroidota bacterium genome encodes:
- a CDS encoding acetyl-CoA C-acyltransferase has product MQEAYIVAGSRTAVGKAKKGGFRFTNPVDLAYHNIMDLLKKIPQLDPKRVDDLIVGNAVPEAEQGLQMARWIAVRALPIEVPGMTVNRYCGSGLETIALATAKIRTGMADVIIAGGTESMSLVPTVGYKTVPDYEVAKNNPEYYIGMGLTAEMVAAKYSIGREAQDEFSFNSHQKAIAAIEGGKFKDEIVPIEIEEIYFDSGKKKSRKFTVATDEGPRKDTTKEVLSKLKPVFKVGGSVTAGNSSQTSDGAAFVIVMSERVMKELNLQPIARLITTASVGVDPTIMGIGPVAAVPKALKQAGMKLDDIDLIELNEAFASQSLAVIKELNLNTDILNVNGGAIALGHALGSTGGRLTVQIINELRRRNKKYGLVTACIDGGQGIAGVIERIN; this is encoded by the coding sequence ATGCAGGAAGCATATATAGTAGCAGGCTCGCGCACCGCAGTGGGCAAAGCCAAGAAAGGCGGATTCCGTTTTACTAATCCGGTGGATTTGGCTTATCATAACATTATGGATTTGCTGAAAAAAATTCCTCAGCTTGACCCCAAGAGAGTAGATGATTTGATTGTGGGCAACGCTGTGCCCGAAGCAGAGCAAGGGTTACAAATGGCGCGATGGATTGCGGTTCGTGCCTTGCCTATAGAAGTCCCGGGAATGACGGTGAATCGTTATTGTGGCTCCGGGCTGGAGACCATTGCTCTGGCAACTGCGAAAATCAGAACCGGTATGGCCGATGTCATCATTGCCGGAGGAACAGAATCTATGTCCCTCGTTCCGACAGTAGGGTATAAGACAGTTCCCGATTATGAGGTCGCAAAGAATAATCCTGAATATTATATCGGGATGGGCTTAACTGCCGAAATGGTTGCCGCAAAATATAGTATCGGACGTGAAGCACAGGATGAATTTTCTTTCAATTCTCACCAGAAAGCGATTGCAGCGATCGAAGGGGGAAAATTCAAGGATGAAATTGTGCCAATAGAAATTGAAGAGATCTATTTTGATTCCGGAAAGAAGAAATCCAGAAAGTTTACCGTAGCAACTGACGAAGGCCCGCGCAAGGATACGACTAAGGAAGTTTTAAGCAAACTGAAGCCGGTATTTAAAGTGGGTGGTTCCGTGACGGCAGGTAACTCATCACAAACATCAGACGGTGCGGCCTTCGTGATTGTCATGAGCGAAAGAGTGATGAAGGAATTGAACCTTCAACCCATAGCCAGACTAATCACTACAGCATCTGTTGGTGTTGATCCTACCATTATGGGGATCGGTCCGGTGGCGGCGGTGCCGAAAGCGTTGAAGCAGGCAGGAATGAAATTGGATGACATTGATTTGATTGAACTGAATGAGGCATTTGCTTCTCAATCACTTGCTGTGATTAAAGAGCTGAACTTAAATACCGATATTCTGAACGTAAATGGTGGTGCCATTGCCTTAGGTCATGCCTTGGGCAGCACCGGTGGCCGGTTGACCGTCCAAATCATTAATGAATTGAGAAGGAGAAATAAAAAATATGGATTGGTGACAGCCTGCATTGACGGCGGACAAGGGATTGCTGGTGTCATAGAGCGTATAAATTAG
- a CDS encoding four helix bundle protein, whose translation MHNYKQLKIWQKRIDLVVAVSISSNIVEGAGRNSAKEFNHFLTIAHGSSYELETQVIFSEKLRLIEKELSDDLCAKINEV comes from the coding sequence ATGCATAATTACAAGCAGCTTAAAATTTGGCAGAAGAGGATTGATTTAGTTGTTGCTGTTTCCATATCATCTAATATAGTAGAGGGTGCAGGCAGAAATTCGGCTAAGGAATTTAATCATTTCTTAACCATTGCACATGGTTCCAGTTATGAATTAGAAACCCAAGTTATTTTTTCAGAAAAACTCCGGTTAATAGAAAAAGAGTTAAGCGATGACCTTTGTGCCAAAATTAACGAAGTATAA